The following are from one region of the Dreissena polymorpha isolate Duluth1 chromosome 2, UMN_Dpol_1.0, whole genome shotgun sequence genome:
- the LOC127869104 gene encoding uncharacterized protein LOC127869104 isoform X3 has translation MKTNIIFGITCALIFGSGFAEDIQIGIRKMNPSSLEITCFGYAQTVAMVKIFRGQISFTSVIKIIIYNGKCDVLIVTSDLEIQCICMSEQSVVCNVSGSSFNSEDKWKCAAINYQDSNPKYSRIISMSSLNGNNTDGQVSTMLSFLTKLQKSTISTDAKLVFNTTYAHDETDSSDSTEGKDVSKPTIYANTTVIFINKAANSDLTTVFSEVGPDLPPSIENNYLTPFGENPRTSQYVFGREASDQHDNVALRQIDNIDSRVQGVIPARIVLVDKESRNEDEIDSANNYDSISDTTPEPEMPYAEIPTQGGPPLPPVIENNYLIPLGENPRTSQYVLGREASDQRDNVALRQIDNIAFSLHRVIPARIVLVDKESRTENEIDGANNYDSISDTTPEPEMPYAEIPTQGDGEEEIEYQGEMQTHYESLPRSSSDAFAQGRTWP, from the exons ATGAAAACGAATATTATATTTGGCATAACATGTGCTTTGATATTTGGAAGTGGAT TTGCAGAAGATATACAGATTGGAATCCGAAAGATGAACCCCAGTTCGTTAGAGATAACCTGCTTTGGTTATGCTCAAACAGTAGCGATGGTAAAGATTTTCAGAGGTCAGATAAGTTTTACAAGTGtgataaaaataatcatttataacgGCAAATGCGACGTATTGATCGTAACGTCTGATTTAGAAATACAATGCATATGCATGTCTGAACAAAGCGTTGTCTGCAATGTGTCTGGCTCAAGTTTCAACTCTGAAGACAAGTGGAAATGTGCAGCCATCAACTATCAAGACTCCAATCCTAAATACAGTAGAATAATAAGCATGTCTAGCTTAAATG GAAATAACACAGATGGACAAGTGTCAACAATGCTATCTTTTTTGACCAAGTTGCAAAAGTCTACAATCTCGACAGATGCCAAATTAGTGTTTAATACAACATATGCCCATGATGAAACAG ACAGTAGTGATTCAACTGAAGGAAAAGACGTTTCTAAACCAACTATTTACGCAAACACAACAGTAATTTTCATCAATAAGGCCGCAAACTCCGACCTAACCACTGTCTTTAGTGAAGTAG GACCAGACCTTCCGCCGTCGATTGAGAATAATTACCTTACTCCATTTGGAGAAAACCCGCGAACTTCCCAATACGTGTTTGGAAGAGAGGCAAGTGATCAGCATGACAACGTTGCACTACGACAGATTGACAATATCGATTCCAGAGTACAAGGGGTTATCCCTGCCCGCATTGTGCTTGTCGACAAAGAAAGCCGAAATGAGGACGAAATAGATAGTGCGAACAATTACGATTCCATTTCTGACACGACTCCTGAGCCTGAGATGCCTTATGCCGAGATACCGACACAGGGTG GACCACCCCTTCCGCCGGTAATTGAGAATAATTACCTTATTCCACTTGGAGAAAACCCACGAACTTCCCAATACGTGTTGGGAAGAGAGGCAAGCGATCAGCGTGACAACGTTGCACTACGACAAATAGACAATATCGCTTTTAGCTTACACAGGGTTATCCCTGCCCGCATTGTGCTTGTCGACAAAGAAAGCCGAACTGAGAACGAAATAGATGGTGCGAACAATTACGATTCCATTTCTGACACGACTCCTGAGCCTGAGATGCCTTACGCCGAGATACCGACACAGGGTG ATGGAGAAGAAGAAATAGAATATCAAGG TGAGATGCAGACGCACTATGAAAGTTTACCTCGATCAAGTAGTGATGCTTTTGCGCAGGGAAGAACATGGCCATAG
- the LOC127869104 gene encoding uncharacterized protein LOC127869104 isoform X1, producing MKTNIIFGITCALIFGSGFAEDIQIGIRKMNPSSLEITCFGYAQTVAMVKIFRGQISFTSVIKIIIYNGKCDVLIVTSDLEIQCICMSEQSVVCNVSGSSFNSEDKWKCAAINYQDSNPKYSRIISMSSLNGNNTDGQVSTMLSFLTKLQKSTISTDAKLVFNTTYAHDETDSSDSTEGKDVSKPTIYANTTVIFINKAANSDLTTVFSEVGTFVTAGLLPNTFSEPFIILLATCGCLITLLVAGLICSLLKRIRNIGPDLPPSIENNYLTPFGENPRTSQYVFGREASDQHDNVALRQIDNIDSRVQGVIPARIVLVDKESRNEDEIDSANNYDSISDTTPEPEMPYAEIPTQGGPPLPPVIENNYLIPLGENPRTSQYVLGREASDQRDNVALRQIDNIAFSLHRVIPARIVLVDKESRTENEIDGANNYDSISDTTPEPEMPYAEIPTQGDGEEEIEYQGEMQTHYESLPRSSSDAFAQGRTWP from the exons ATGAAAACGAATATTATATTTGGCATAACATGTGCTTTGATATTTGGAAGTGGAT TTGCAGAAGATATACAGATTGGAATCCGAAAGATGAACCCCAGTTCGTTAGAGATAACCTGCTTTGGTTATGCTCAAACAGTAGCGATGGTAAAGATTTTCAGAGGTCAGATAAGTTTTACAAGTGtgataaaaataatcatttataacgGCAAATGCGACGTATTGATCGTAACGTCTGATTTAGAAATACAATGCATATGCATGTCTGAACAAAGCGTTGTCTGCAATGTGTCTGGCTCAAGTTTCAACTCTGAAGACAAGTGGAAATGTGCAGCCATCAACTATCAAGACTCCAATCCTAAATACAGTAGAATAATAAGCATGTCTAGCTTAAATG GAAATAACACAGATGGACAAGTGTCAACAATGCTATCTTTTTTGACCAAGTTGCAAAAGTCTACAATCTCGACAGATGCCAAATTAGTGTTTAATACAACATATGCCCATGATGAAACAG ACAGTAGTGATTCAACTGAAGGAAAAGACGTTTCTAAACCAACTATTTACGCAAACACAACAGTAATTTTCATCAATAAGGCCGCAAACTCCGACCTAACCACTGTCTTTAGTGAAGTAG GCACATTTGTGACTGCTGGTTTGTTACCAAATACATTTAGTGAACCTTTCATCATCTTATTAGCTACCTGTGGATGTTTGATTACATTACTTGTTGCTGGTTTAATTTGCTCTCTCTTGAAACGTATCCGTAACATAG GACCAGACCTTCCGCCGTCGATTGAGAATAATTACCTTACTCCATTTGGAGAAAACCCGCGAACTTCCCAATACGTGTTTGGAAGAGAGGCAAGTGATCAGCATGACAACGTTGCACTACGACAGATTGACAATATCGATTCCAGAGTACAAGGGGTTATCCCTGCCCGCATTGTGCTTGTCGACAAAGAAAGCCGAAATGAGGACGAAATAGATAGTGCGAACAATTACGATTCCATTTCTGACACGACTCCTGAGCCTGAGATGCCTTATGCCGAGATACCGACACAGGGTG GACCACCCCTTCCGCCGGTAATTGAGAATAATTACCTTATTCCACTTGGAGAAAACCCACGAACTTCCCAATACGTGTTGGGAAGAGAGGCAAGCGATCAGCGTGACAACGTTGCACTACGACAAATAGACAATATCGCTTTTAGCTTACACAGGGTTATCCCTGCCCGCATTGTGCTTGTCGACAAAGAAAGCCGAACTGAGAACGAAATAGATGGTGCGAACAATTACGATTCCATTTCTGACACGACTCCTGAGCCTGAGATGCCTTACGCCGAGATACCGACACAGGGTG ATGGAGAAGAAGAAATAGAATATCAAGG TGAGATGCAGACGCACTATGAAAGTTTACCTCGATCAAGTAGTGATGCTTTTGCGCAGGGAAGAACATGGCCATAG
- the LOC127869104 gene encoding uncharacterized protein LOC127869104 isoform X2 — MKTNIIFGITCALIFGSGFAEDIQIGIRKMNPSSLEITCFGYAQTVAMVKIFRGQISFTSVIKIIIYNGKCDVLIVTSDLEIQCICMSEQSVVCNVSGSSFNSEDKWKCAAINYQDSNPKYSRIISMSSLNGNNTDGQVSTMLSFLTKLQKSTISTDAKLVFNTTYAHDETGTFVTAGLLPNTFSEPFIILLATCGCLITLLVAGLICSLLKRIRNIGPDLPPSIENNYLTPFGENPRTSQYVFGREASDQHDNVALRQIDNIDSRVQGVIPARIVLVDKESRNEDEIDSANNYDSISDTTPEPEMPYAEIPTQGGPPLPPVIENNYLIPLGENPRTSQYVLGREASDQRDNVALRQIDNIAFSLHRVIPARIVLVDKESRTENEIDGANNYDSISDTTPEPEMPYAEIPTQGDGEEEIEYQGEMQTHYESLPRSSSDAFAQGRTWP; from the exons ATGAAAACGAATATTATATTTGGCATAACATGTGCTTTGATATTTGGAAGTGGAT TTGCAGAAGATATACAGATTGGAATCCGAAAGATGAACCCCAGTTCGTTAGAGATAACCTGCTTTGGTTATGCTCAAACAGTAGCGATGGTAAAGATTTTCAGAGGTCAGATAAGTTTTACAAGTGtgataaaaataatcatttataacgGCAAATGCGACGTATTGATCGTAACGTCTGATTTAGAAATACAATGCATATGCATGTCTGAACAAAGCGTTGTCTGCAATGTGTCTGGCTCAAGTTTCAACTCTGAAGACAAGTGGAAATGTGCAGCCATCAACTATCAAGACTCCAATCCTAAATACAGTAGAATAATAAGCATGTCTAGCTTAAATG GAAATAACACAGATGGACAAGTGTCAACAATGCTATCTTTTTTGACCAAGTTGCAAAAGTCTACAATCTCGACAGATGCCAAATTAGTGTTTAATACAACATATGCCCATGATGAAACAG GCACATTTGTGACTGCTGGTTTGTTACCAAATACATTTAGTGAACCTTTCATCATCTTATTAGCTACCTGTGGATGTTTGATTACATTACTTGTTGCTGGTTTAATTTGCTCTCTCTTGAAACGTATCCGTAACATAG GACCAGACCTTCCGCCGTCGATTGAGAATAATTACCTTACTCCATTTGGAGAAAACCCGCGAACTTCCCAATACGTGTTTGGAAGAGAGGCAAGTGATCAGCATGACAACGTTGCACTACGACAGATTGACAATATCGATTCCAGAGTACAAGGGGTTATCCCTGCCCGCATTGTGCTTGTCGACAAAGAAAGCCGAAATGAGGACGAAATAGATAGTGCGAACAATTACGATTCCATTTCTGACACGACTCCTGAGCCTGAGATGCCTTATGCCGAGATACCGACACAGGGTG GACCACCCCTTCCGCCGGTAATTGAGAATAATTACCTTATTCCACTTGGAGAAAACCCACGAACTTCCCAATACGTGTTGGGAAGAGAGGCAAGCGATCAGCGTGACAACGTTGCACTACGACAAATAGACAATATCGCTTTTAGCTTACACAGGGTTATCCCTGCCCGCATTGTGCTTGTCGACAAAGAAAGCCGAACTGAGAACGAAATAGATGGTGCGAACAATTACGATTCCATTTCTGACACGACTCCTGAGCCTGAGATGCCTTACGCCGAGATACCGACACAGGGTG ATGGAGAAGAAGAAATAGAATATCAAGG TGAGATGCAGACGCACTATGAAAGTTTACCTCGATCAAGTAGTGATGCTTTTGCGCAGGGAAGAACATGGCCATAG
- the LOC127869104 gene encoding uncharacterized protein LOC127869104 isoform X6 has translation MKTNIIFGITCALIFGSGFAEDIQIGIRKMNPSSLEITCFGYAQTVAMVKIFRGQISFTSVIKIIIYNGKCDVLIVTSDLEIQCICMSEQSVVCNVSGSSFNSEDKWKCAAINYQDSNPKYSRIISMSSLNGNNTDGQVSTMLSFLTKLQKSTISTDAKLVFNTTYAHDETDSSDSTEGKDVSKPTIYANTTVIFINKAANSDLTTVFSEVGTFVTAGLLPNTFSEPFIILLATCGCLITLLVAGLICSLLKRIRNIGPDLPPSIENNYLTPFGENPRTSQYVFGREASDQHDNVALRQIDNIDSRVQGVIPARIVLVDKESRNEDEIDSANNYDSISDTTPEPEMPYAEIPTQGDGEEEIEYQGEMQTHYESLPRSSSDAFAQGRTWP, from the exons ATGAAAACGAATATTATATTTGGCATAACATGTGCTTTGATATTTGGAAGTGGAT TTGCAGAAGATATACAGATTGGAATCCGAAAGATGAACCCCAGTTCGTTAGAGATAACCTGCTTTGGTTATGCTCAAACAGTAGCGATGGTAAAGATTTTCAGAGGTCAGATAAGTTTTACAAGTGtgataaaaataatcatttataacgGCAAATGCGACGTATTGATCGTAACGTCTGATTTAGAAATACAATGCATATGCATGTCTGAACAAAGCGTTGTCTGCAATGTGTCTGGCTCAAGTTTCAACTCTGAAGACAAGTGGAAATGTGCAGCCATCAACTATCAAGACTCCAATCCTAAATACAGTAGAATAATAAGCATGTCTAGCTTAAATG GAAATAACACAGATGGACAAGTGTCAACAATGCTATCTTTTTTGACCAAGTTGCAAAAGTCTACAATCTCGACAGATGCCAAATTAGTGTTTAATACAACATATGCCCATGATGAAACAG ACAGTAGTGATTCAACTGAAGGAAAAGACGTTTCTAAACCAACTATTTACGCAAACACAACAGTAATTTTCATCAATAAGGCCGCAAACTCCGACCTAACCACTGTCTTTAGTGAAGTAG GCACATTTGTGACTGCTGGTTTGTTACCAAATACATTTAGTGAACCTTTCATCATCTTATTAGCTACCTGTGGATGTTTGATTACATTACTTGTTGCTGGTTTAATTTGCTCTCTCTTGAAACGTATCCGTAACATAG GACCAGACCTTCCGCCGTCGATTGAGAATAATTACCTTACTCCATTTGGAGAAAACCCGCGAACTTCCCAATACGTGTTTGGAAGAGAGGCAAGTGATCAGCATGACAACGTTGCACTACGACAGATTGACAATATCGATTCCAGAGTACAAGGGGTTATCCCTGCCCGCATTGTGCTTGTCGACAAAGAAAGCCGAAATGAGGACGAAATAGATAGTGCGAACAATTACGATTCCATTTCTGACACGACTCCTGAGCCTGAGATGCCTTATGCCGAGATACCGACACAGGGTG ATGGAGAAGAAGAAATAGAATATCAAGG TGAGATGCAGACGCACTATGAAAGTTTACCTCGATCAAGTAGTGATGCTTTTGCGCAGGGAAGAACATGGCCATAG
- the LOC127869110 gene encoding ras-related C3 botulinum toxin substrate 1-like isoform X4 translates to MDTASEVEYERLRPLAYPQTEVFLICFSLIEPASFENVRLKWYPEVSHHCPHTPIVLVATKLDLRDDKETTEKLKEIKLSPITHQQGLALAKDVNAVKYLECSALTQQGLKTVFEEAIRAANVPRKHIKNTGLLCTLF, encoded by the exons ATGGATACAGCGAGCGAAGTAGAGTACGAACGTCTGAGACCTCTCGCCTATCCACAAACG GAAGTGTTCTTAATCTGTTTCTCGCTGATCGAGCCAGCCAGTTTTGAAAATGTGCGACTGAAG TGGTACCCAGAAGTGAGCCACCACTGCCCCCACACGCCCATCGTCCTAGTGGCAACAAAGCTAGATCTCCGAGATGATAAGGAGACCACGGAAAAGCTCAAAGAGATAAAGCTCTCGCCGATCACACATCAACAG GGCCTGGCTCTAGCTAAAGATGTGAACGCCGTGAAGTATTTGGAGTGTTCCGCTCTCACGCAACAGGGTCTAAAAACCGTTTTTGAAGAAGCCATACGAGCCGCAAATGTCCCACgaaaacacataaaaaacacGGGTCTTTTGTGTACACTGTTTTGA
- the LOC127870094 gene encoding uncharacterized protein LOC127870094: MPKKYVHTKRGNTMRYSVSDIQNAVDAVQSKQFSIRKASETFAVSKSTIADRITGKHAVSVTHGRPPALDPALEMKIVNAVKRSAQLGIGLSRKQIILRANVLCQRTKIQSSYSKFHAGKDWWKGVCNRHKELVVRTPEKLASTRSRMVNNEVIGKCFDDLEKVVFDLNLYEHPERIWNADETGFNFEHKPVKIVAEKGQRRVFSKTSNRSTNITAMACVNGTGQAMPPLLIAKGKTQRCLHSFNTTAGPRDTVWTYQKNGWMTENIGETWFNDVFLRKCGPERPQLLIIDCHSSHESLSIIERAIEEKITLLTFPPYCTHYLQPLDRSVFGPLKRAYNEACSSFMQDNALHLVNK; this comes from the coding sequence ATGCCTAAAAAGTATGTCCATACAAAGAGAGGCAACACTATGAGGTATAGTGTTTCCGATATCCAGAATGCTGTTGATGCTGTCCAATCTAAACAATTTAGCATAAGGAAGGCCAGTGAAACGTTTGCGGTGTCCAAATCTACCATAGCGGACAGGATAACGGGGAAACATGCTGTATCTGTTACTCACGGCAGACCACCAGCATTAGACCCAGCCCTAGAAATGAAAATTGTAAATGCAGTAAAAAGATCGGCACAGCTTGGAATTGGTCTCAGTCGGAAACAGATCATACTAAGGGCTAATGTCCTCTGTCAGCGGACAAAGATCCAATCGAGCTATAGTAAATTCCACGCAGGGAAGGACTGGTGGAAGGGTGTGTGTAACCGGCACAAAGAGCTAGTGGTGAGGACACCTGAGAAGTTAGCTTCAACAAGATCAAGAATGGTGAATAACGAAGTTATCGGAAAGTGCTTCGATGATCTTGAAAAGGTTGTTTTTGATCTAAACTTATATGAACATCCAGAAAGAATATGGAACGCCGACGAAACCGGGTTCAACTTCGAGCATAAACCAGTGAAGATCGTAGCGGAGAAAGGACAGAGAAGAGTGTTCAGTAAGACCTCCAATCGATCTACAAACATTACAGCTATGGCCTGCGTTAATGGTACAGGTCAAGCCATGCCGCCCCTTCTTATAGCAAAAGGAAAAACCCAGAGATGTCTGCACTCTTTCAATACAACTGCTGGTCCCCGTGACACTGTATGGACCTATCAAAAGAATGGTTGGATGACAGAAAACATTGGTGAAACCTGGTTCAATGACGTTTTCCTTAGGAAATGTGGACCAGAACGTCCTCAACTTCTGATTATTGATTGTCATTCCAGCCACGAGTCACTATCCATCATTGAAAGGGCCATTGAGGAAAAAATCACGCTCCTCACATTTCCTCCCTATTGCACGCATTATCTCCAGCCTCTGGACAGATCAGTTTTCGGGCCTCTCAAGCGCGCCTACAATGAAGCATGTTCGTCCTTCATGCAAGACAACGCACTTCACCTGGTCAACAAGTGA
- the LOC127869104 gene encoding uncharacterized protein LOC127869104 isoform X5 — MCFDIWKWICRRYTDWNPKDEPQFVRDNLLWLCSNSSDGNNTDGQVSTMLSFLTKLQKSTISTDAKLVFNTTYAHDETDSSDSTEGKDVSKPTIYANTTVIFINKAANSDLTTVFSEVGTFVTAGLLPNTFSEPFIILLATCGCLITLLVAGLICSLLKRIRNIGPDLPPSIENNYLTPFGENPRTSQYVFGREASDQHDNVALRQIDNIDSRVQGVIPARIVLVDKESRNEDEIDSANNYDSISDTTPEPEMPYAEIPTQGGPPLPPVIENNYLIPLGENPRTSQYVLGREASDQRDNVALRQIDNIAFSLHRVIPARIVLVDKESRTENEIDGANNYDSISDTTPEPEMPYAEIPTQGDGEEEIEYQGEMQTHYESLPRSSSDAFAQGRTWP; from the exons ATGTGCTTTGATATTTGGAAGTGGAT TTGCAGAAGATATACAGATTGGAATCCGAAAGATGAACCCCAGTTCGTTAGAGATAACCTGCTTTGGTTATGCTCAAACAGTAGCGATG GAAATAACACAGATGGACAAGTGTCAACAATGCTATCTTTTTTGACCAAGTTGCAAAAGTCTACAATCTCGACAGATGCCAAATTAGTGTTTAATACAACATATGCCCATGATGAAACAG ACAGTAGTGATTCAACTGAAGGAAAAGACGTTTCTAAACCAACTATTTACGCAAACACAACAGTAATTTTCATCAATAAGGCCGCAAACTCCGACCTAACCACTGTCTTTAGTGAAGTAG GCACATTTGTGACTGCTGGTTTGTTACCAAATACATTTAGTGAACCTTTCATCATCTTATTAGCTACCTGTGGATGTTTGATTACATTACTTGTTGCTGGTTTAATTTGCTCTCTCTTGAAACGTATCCGTAACATAG GACCAGACCTTCCGCCGTCGATTGAGAATAATTACCTTACTCCATTTGGAGAAAACCCGCGAACTTCCCAATACGTGTTTGGAAGAGAGGCAAGTGATCAGCATGACAACGTTGCACTACGACAGATTGACAATATCGATTCCAGAGTACAAGGGGTTATCCCTGCCCGCATTGTGCTTGTCGACAAAGAAAGCCGAAATGAGGACGAAATAGATAGTGCGAACAATTACGATTCCATTTCTGACACGACTCCTGAGCCTGAGATGCCTTATGCCGAGATACCGACACAGGGTG GACCACCCCTTCCGCCGGTAATTGAGAATAATTACCTTATTCCACTTGGAGAAAACCCACGAACTTCCCAATACGTGTTGGGAAGAGAGGCAAGCGATCAGCGTGACAACGTTGCACTACGACAAATAGACAATATCGCTTTTAGCTTACACAGGGTTATCCCTGCCCGCATTGTGCTTGTCGACAAAGAAAGCCGAACTGAGAACGAAATAGATGGTGCGAACAATTACGATTCCATTTCTGACACGACTCCTGAGCCTGAGATGCCTTACGCCGAGATACCGACACAGGGTG ATGGAGAAGAAGAAATAGAATATCAAGG TGAGATGCAGACGCACTATGAAAGTTTACCTCGATCAAGTAGTGATGCTTTTGCGCAGGGAAGAACATGGCCATAG
- the LOC127869104 gene encoding uncharacterized protein LOC127869104 isoform X4, whose amino-acid sequence MKTNIIFGITCALIFGSGFAEDIQIGIRKMNPSSLEITCFGYAQTVAMVKIFRGNNTDGQVSTMLSFLTKLQKSTISTDAKLVFNTTYAHDETDSSDSTEGKDVSKPTIYANTTVIFINKAANSDLTTVFSEVGTFVTAGLLPNTFSEPFIILLATCGCLITLLVAGLICSLLKRIRNIGPDLPPSIENNYLTPFGENPRTSQYVFGREASDQHDNVALRQIDNIDSRVQGVIPARIVLVDKESRNEDEIDSANNYDSISDTTPEPEMPYAEIPTQGGPPLPPVIENNYLIPLGENPRTSQYVLGREASDQRDNVALRQIDNIAFSLHRVIPARIVLVDKESRTENEIDGANNYDSISDTTPEPEMPYAEIPTQGDGEEEIEYQGEMQTHYESLPRSSSDAFAQGRTWP is encoded by the exons ATGAAAACGAATATTATATTTGGCATAACATGTGCTTTGATATTTGGAAGTGGAT TTGCAGAAGATATACAGATTGGAATCCGAAAGATGAACCCCAGTTCGTTAGAGATAACCTGCTTTGGTTATGCTCAAACAGTAGCGATGGTAAAGATTTTCAGAG GAAATAACACAGATGGACAAGTGTCAACAATGCTATCTTTTTTGACCAAGTTGCAAAAGTCTACAATCTCGACAGATGCCAAATTAGTGTTTAATACAACATATGCCCATGATGAAACAG ACAGTAGTGATTCAACTGAAGGAAAAGACGTTTCTAAACCAACTATTTACGCAAACACAACAGTAATTTTCATCAATAAGGCCGCAAACTCCGACCTAACCACTGTCTTTAGTGAAGTAG GCACATTTGTGACTGCTGGTTTGTTACCAAATACATTTAGTGAACCTTTCATCATCTTATTAGCTACCTGTGGATGTTTGATTACATTACTTGTTGCTGGTTTAATTTGCTCTCTCTTGAAACGTATCCGTAACATAG GACCAGACCTTCCGCCGTCGATTGAGAATAATTACCTTACTCCATTTGGAGAAAACCCGCGAACTTCCCAATACGTGTTTGGAAGAGAGGCAAGTGATCAGCATGACAACGTTGCACTACGACAGATTGACAATATCGATTCCAGAGTACAAGGGGTTATCCCTGCCCGCATTGTGCTTGTCGACAAAGAAAGCCGAAATGAGGACGAAATAGATAGTGCGAACAATTACGATTCCATTTCTGACACGACTCCTGAGCCTGAGATGCCTTATGCCGAGATACCGACACAGGGTG GACCACCCCTTCCGCCGGTAATTGAGAATAATTACCTTATTCCACTTGGAGAAAACCCACGAACTTCCCAATACGTGTTGGGAAGAGAGGCAAGCGATCAGCGTGACAACGTTGCACTACGACAAATAGACAATATCGCTTTTAGCTTACACAGGGTTATCCCTGCCCGCATTGTGCTTGTCGACAAAGAAAGCCGAACTGAGAACGAAATAGATGGTGCGAACAATTACGATTCCATTTCTGACACGACTCCTGAGCCTGAGATGCCTTACGCCGAGATACCGACACAGGGTG ATGGAGAAGAAGAAATAGAATATCAAGG TGAGATGCAGACGCACTATGAAAGTTTACCTCGATCAAGTAGTGATGCTTTTGCGCAGGGAAGAACATGGCCATAG